The following proteins are encoded in a genomic region of Nonomuraea muscovyensis:
- a CDS encoding amidohydrolase family protein, with amino-acid sequence MLPVDLPDTVREALLAPLVDHHCNGVRRDELSRSQFELLIGDGGGPAPPGTTHFDTPFGAAVRRWCAPVLGLAPHVTPSVYLSRRAELGAGEVNRRLLRAAGVAAFLVDTGPESGELLSAAEMGRHADAAADEIVRIEQIEHDVAEMARIAVDYLDSLAEELVARAARAVGMNTVIAHRCGLDFDPSRPSRGSVIAAANRRLSDPKERLTDPVLLRHLLWTAVDVARERGLPLQFHTGAGDADVEPHRADPARMTGFIKALQPIGVPVVLLHCYPFHRQAAHLAALFPHVYVDVGQALARTAAGAWRIMDEVLELAPFHKQLFSSDCSGVAESCHLGAVYFRRSLGVALKPRVDAGEWTAADAARVAHMVGSGNARRIYRL; translated from the coding sequence ATGCTCCCCGTAGACCTTCCCGACACGGTGCGTGAGGCCCTGCTCGCCCCGCTGGTCGACCACCACTGCAACGGGGTGCGCCGCGACGAGCTGTCACGGTCCCAGTTCGAGCTGCTGATCGGCGACGGCGGCGGTCCGGCGCCCCCCGGCACCACCCACTTCGACACGCCGTTCGGCGCGGCCGTGCGCCGCTGGTGCGCCCCGGTGCTCGGCCTCGCCCCGCACGTGACCCCGTCCGTCTACCTGTCCCGGCGCGCCGAACTCGGCGCCGGCGAGGTCAACCGGCGGCTGCTGCGGGCCGCCGGGGTGGCGGCGTTCCTCGTGGACACCGGGCCGGAGAGCGGCGAGTTGCTGTCGGCCGCCGAGATGGGCCGCCACGCCGACGCGGCGGCCGACGAGATCGTCCGCATCGAGCAGATCGAGCACGACGTGGCCGAGATGGCGCGCATCGCCGTCGACTACCTGGACAGCCTCGCCGAGGAACTGGTCGCCAGGGCGGCACGCGCCGTCGGCATGAACACGGTCATCGCCCACCGGTGCGGCCTCGACTTCGACCCGTCGCGGCCCAGCCGCGGCTCGGTGATCGCCGCGGCCAACCGGCGGCTGTCGGACCCCAAGGAGCGCCTGACGGACCCGGTCCTGCTGCGTCACCTGCTGTGGACCGCGGTCGACGTGGCGCGCGAGCGGGGCCTGCCGCTGCAGTTCCACACCGGGGCCGGCGACGCCGACGTCGAGCCGCACCGCGCCGACCCGGCCCGGATGACGGGTTTCATCAAGGCGCTGCAGCCGATCGGGGTGCCGGTCGTCCTGCTGCACTGCTACCCGTTCCACCGTCAGGCCGCCCATCTGGCCGCCCTGTTCCCGCACGTGTACGTGGACGTCGGCCAGGCGCTGGCCCGCACCGCCGCCGGGGCGTGGCGGATCATGGACGAGGTGCTGGAGCTGGCGCCGTTCCACAAGCAGTTGTTCAGCTCCGACTGCTCCGGCGTGGCCGAGAGCTGCCACCTCGGCGCCGTGTACTTCCGCCGGTCGCTCGGCGTGGCGCTCAAGCCACGCGTCGACGCCGGCGAGTGGACGGCGGCCGACGCCGCGCGCGTGGCGCACATGGTGGGCTCCGGCAACGCGCGCCGCATCTACCGCCTCTGA
- the thyX gene encoding FAD-dependent thymidylate synthase — MRTVEPEVFLVARPQLDYDELARYLHEVGGESWLERLDRGDLDAQNLAEFAGRLCYRSFEPGLNPNVVRIRGQQDEYLRNILASAHGSVLEHVSFSFVLHNVSRVLTHELVRHRPGVAISQESLRFVRLDELPFWFPEWAKEDGELMERATAVLRELETFQLWMAEHFGLDEEGVPFSEKKHRTSFMRRFAPEGVATGLVWSANVRTLRHTIESRTAAGAEEEIRLLFHRIGELMVKEAPALFGDYTVEDGAWIPGWRKV, encoded by the coding sequence ATGCGCACCGTCGAACCCGAGGTCTTCCTCGTCGCCCGTCCGCAGCTCGACTACGACGAGCTCGCCCGCTACCTGCACGAGGTCGGCGGCGAGAGCTGGCTGGAGCGGCTCGACCGGGGCGACCTCGACGCGCAGAACCTCGCCGAGTTCGCCGGCCGCCTGTGCTACCGCTCGTTCGAGCCGGGCCTCAACCCCAACGTCGTGCGCATCCGCGGCCAGCAGGACGAGTACCTGCGCAACATCCTGGCCAGCGCCCACGGCTCCGTGCTCGAACACGTCAGCTTCAGCTTCGTGCTGCACAACGTCAGCCGCGTGCTCACCCACGAGCTGGTCCGCCACCGGCCCGGCGTCGCCATCTCCCAGGAGTCGCTGCGCTTCGTCCGGCTGGACGAGCTGCCCTTCTGGTTCCCCGAGTGGGCCAAGGAGGACGGCGAGCTGATGGAGCGGGCCACGGCCGTGCTGCGCGAGCTGGAGACGTTCCAGCTCTGGATGGCCGAGCACTTCGGCCTCGACGAGGAGGGTGTGCCGTTCTCGGAGAAGAAGCACCGCACCTCGTTCATGCGCCGCTTCGCCCCCGAGGGCGTCGCCACCGGCCTGGTGTGGAGCGCCAACGTCCGCACGCTGCGCCACACCATCGAGTCCCGCACGGCCGCCGGCGCGGAGGAGGAGATCCGCCTGCTGTTCCACCGCATCGGCGAGCTCATGGTCAAGGAGGCCCCCGCCCTGTTCGGCGACTACACCGTCGAGGACGGAGCGTGGATCCCGGGCTGGCGCAAGGTCTGA
- a CDS encoding molybdopterin synthase sulfur carrier subunit, producing the protein MAKPVTMVVFVLPGSLRRWVSGLSEVKVFAVGADTDTPPTLGAALDKLRRTHPLLEERLRDEYGRIRRHISMIVSGENARGLGSLDFALPPGAEVYVLPTLA; encoded by the coding sequence ATGGCCAAGCCCGTGACGATGGTCGTGTTCGTGCTCCCCGGCTCGCTGCGGCGCTGGGTGAGCGGGCTGAGCGAGGTGAAGGTGTTCGCCGTCGGGGCCGACACCGACACCCCGCCCACGCTGGGCGCCGCGCTCGACAAACTACGCCGTACGCACCCGCTGCTGGAGGAGCGGCTGCGCGATGAGTACGGGCGGATCCGCCGCCACATCAGCATGATCGTCTCCGGGGAGAACGCGCGGGGCCTCGGCAGCCTCGACTTCGCGCTGCCTCCGGGCGCCGAGGTCTACGTCCTGCCGACGCTGGCCTAG
- a CDS encoding WD40/YVTN/BNR-like repeat-containing protein — translation MTDALLAIGTRKGLFLARSAGGGPFEVEPVRFATIGVPSVAIDTRGDTPRLLAGIEYGHFGPSVMYSDDLGASWQEASRPPVAFPDKTGATLERVWQIQPSPAEPGVVWAGAEPAALFRSEDGGVTYSLVEGLWEHPHRERWQPGGGGLCLHTIVPHPSDPRIMGVAVSAAGFYRTADGGLSWEAANRGIRAPFLPEGQQFPEFGQCVHKVSLHPSRPDRLYLQHHFGVYRSDDFGGTWTDIGSSLPSDFGFPVAVHPSRPDTVYVLPLQADLDRTPVGHHLRVYRSDDGGGTWRPFDRGLPEPPVYVGVLRDAMTASEAGVFFGTRDGEVHVSRDDGESWTLVARHLPDVLTVRAAVL, via the coding sequence ATGACTGACGCGCTGCTCGCGATCGGCACCCGCAAGGGCCTGTTCCTCGCCCGCTCGGCGGGCGGCGGCCCGTTCGAGGTGGAGCCGGTCCGGTTCGCCACGATCGGGGTGCCGTCCGTGGCGATCGACACCCGCGGCGACACTCCGCGCCTCCTCGCCGGCATCGAGTACGGCCATTTCGGGCCGTCCGTGATGTACTCCGACGATTTGGGCGCGTCCTGGCAGGAGGCGTCCCGCCCGCCGGTGGCGTTCCCCGACAAGACGGGGGCGACGCTGGAGCGGGTGTGGCAGATCCAGCCGTCACCGGCGGAGCCCGGCGTGGTGTGGGCCGGGGCCGAGCCAGCCGCCCTGTTCAGATCGGAGGACGGCGGCGTCACCTACTCCCTCGTCGAGGGGCTGTGGGAGCACCCGCACCGCGAACGGTGGCAGCCGGGCGGCGGCGGCCTGTGCCTGCACACGATCGTCCCGCACCCGTCCGACCCGCGGATCATGGGCGTCGCGGTGTCGGCGGCCGGCTTCTACCGCACGGCCGACGGCGGCCTGTCGTGGGAGGCGGCCAACCGCGGCATCCGCGCGCCGTTCCTGCCGGAGGGGCAGCAGTTCCCCGAGTTCGGGCAGTGCGTGCACAAGGTGAGCCTGCACCCCTCCCGGCCCGACCGGCTCTACCTGCAGCACCACTTCGGCGTCTACCGCAGCGACGACTTCGGCGGCACCTGGACCGACATCGGCTCGTCGCTGCCGTCCGACTTCGGCTTCCCGGTCGCGGTGCACCCCTCCCGGCCCGACACCGTCTACGTGCTGCCGCTGCAGGCCGACCTCGACCGCACCCCGGTCGGCCACCACCTGCGCGTCTACCGCAGCGACGACGGCGGCGGCACCTGGCGGCCCTTCGACCGGGGCCTGCCTGAGCCGCCGGTGTACGTGGGGGTGCTGCGCGACGCGATGACCGCCTCCGAGGCGGGGGTGTTCTTCGGCACCCGCGACGGCGAGGTCCACGTCTCGCGCGACGACGGCGAGAGCTGGACCCTGGTCGCCCGGCACCTGCCCGACGTGCTGACCGTGCGCGCGGCGGTGCTGTAG
- a CDS encoding AfsR/SARP family transcriptional regulator, with amino-acid sequence MEIRLLGPLDVVGADGHAVAVTRRKHRQLLALLCLAPASGVSADRLIRGLWNGREPRSARGNLKTYVCDLRGLLAPEVTIDAVPYGYRVSAADVDAVRFTALAEAGRRALEAARHEEATRDLARALGLWTGPALDGLHDGSDPLGLAAAELTDRRLTAVHDHVEALLALRRLDEAVVLLRAALADDPLRERLWAQLMLALYRDGRRAAALDAYREAWAVIAELRGLDPGRALTDLQTRMLNDDTRLG; translated from the coding sequence ATGGAGATCCGGCTTCTGGGCCCGCTGGACGTCGTCGGCGCCGACGGTCACGCCGTCGCGGTGACGAGGCGCAAGCACCGTCAGCTTCTCGCCCTGCTCTGCCTGGCCCCGGCCTCGGGCGTCTCCGCCGACCGGCTGATCCGCGGCCTGTGGAACGGGCGGGAGCCGCGCTCGGCGCGCGGCAACCTCAAGACGTACGTCTGCGACCTGCGCGGGCTGCTCGCCCCGGAGGTGACGATCGACGCGGTGCCCTACGGATACCGGGTCTCGGCCGCCGACGTGGACGCCGTCCGCTTCACCGCCCTGGCCGAGGCCGGCAGGCGGGCGCTGGAGGCGGCCCGGCACGAGGAGGCGACCCGCGACCTGGCGCGGGCGCTCGGGCTGTGGACCGGGCCCGCGCTGGACGGCCTCCACGACGGCTCCGACCCGCTCGGCCTGGCCGCCGCCGAGCTGACCGACCGGCGCCTGACCGCCGTGCACGATCACGTGGAGGCGCTGCTGGCGCTGCGGCGGCTGGACGAGGCCGTCGTCCTCCTGCGGGCGGCCCTCGCCGACGACCCGCTGCGCGAACGGCTCTGGGCGCAGCTCATGCTCGCCCTGTACCGCGACGGCCGGCGGGCGGCGGCGCTGGACGCCTACCGGGAGGCGTGGGCGGTCATCGCCGAGCTCCGGGGGCTGGATCCCGGCAGGGCGCTGACGGACCTGCAGACGCGGATGCTCAACGACGACACGCGGCTCGGCTGA